From Malaciobacter mytili LMG 24559:
CAGTAATTGTATATAATAAACCAAAAGGTGAATTAGTTACTAAAAGTGATCCTCAAGGAAGAAGAACTATTTATGATTCATTAGATAAAAAATATAAGCATTTTTTACCTATTGGAAGATTAGATTATGCAAGTGAAGGTGTGATTTTATTATCAGATAGTGTAGAAGTAGTAAACTCTTTAATGCACTCAAGTTTAGAAAGAATTTATAAAATAAAAGTTGATGGAGAGATTACACATTTAGTAGAAGATGCTATGAGAGAAGGTATTGAGCTTGAAGATGCAACAGCTGGTGCCCATGAAAAATCAAAGATAAAATCAATGACTTTTGCACCTTTTTTAGCCTATCAAATATTAACAAATAACCATAATTTTTCAAAATTAAAAGTAGTAATTACAGAGGGTAAAAATAGAGAATTAAGAAGATTTTTCTCTCATTTTGGACTAAATGTTATGGATTTAAAAAGATTAGATTTTGGTGGAGTATCTTTAAATAATTTACCAACAGGTAAAAGTAGATACTTATCAAAAGATGAATATAAAAGTTTAAGAAACTATCTAACACAAAAATGATTGATTTATCAAATCAACTAAGACCAACAACTTTAGAAAGTTTTGTTGGTCAATCTCATATTATAGGTAAAGATAAGGCTTTATATAAACTACTAGTTAAAAAAGAGATCCCTCACCTATTCTTTTATGGAAAGCCAGGAACTGGAAAAACTACTTTAGCAAAGATTATTGCAAAATATATCAATAGTGATTACTACTATTTTAATGCCACTACTATAAAAGTTGAAGAGTTAAGAAAAGTTTTTGACAAATATAAAAACTCTTTAATTAAACCCATTGTTTTTATTGATGAAGTTCATAGATTATCAAAAAATCAGCAAGAAGTACTTCTTCCCATTATGGAAAATTATGATGCTATTATAATTGGAGCAAGTACAGAAAATCCATTTTTCACACTAACTTCTGCTATTAGGTCAAGGTCTTTTTTATATGAGTTTTTGCCACTTACAAAAGAAGAACTAAATATAATAATAAATAGTGCGATAAATAATAGTTCAATACAATTAGAACAAGAGGCAAGAGAGTATCTAATTGCTTCAAGTAGTGGTGATGCAAGGGCTATGCTAAATCTATTGAATTTTGCCTCTAAAATTGAAACTACAATAAGTTTTGAAACTTTAAAACAATTAAGAGTGAATATTATTGGAGATGGAGTAAGTTCTAGTGATACTCATTATGATTTAGCAAGTGCTATGATTAAATCTTTAAGAGGTTCTGATATTGATGCAGCTTTATACTATTTAGGAAGACTTATCAATGGAGGAGAAAGTGTAGATTTTATTACACGAAGATTGGTGATTTTTGCAAGTGAAGATATTGGTAATGCAAATCCAAATGCATTAAACTTAGCAGTTAGTACAATGCTTGCTTGCAATAAAATTGGCTATCCAGAAAGTAGAATAATGCTAGGACAATGTGTTATTTATCTAGCCTCTTCCCCAAAATCAAATAGCTCATATCTTGCTATTAATAAAGCATTAGCTGATATAAAAAATGGTAGAATTTTAGAGATACCAAAACATATAAATTCTTCACATTTAGGATACCTTTATCCTCACGATTTTGGAGGATGGATTAATCAAGAGTATTTAAAAGAGCCATTAAAGTATTATGAAACATCAAATATTGGTTTTGAGAAAACATTAAGTGAGTGGCTTTTAAAAATAAAAAATAAGGATAAATAGTGGAATATTATACTTGGATATTAACTTTTCATGTAATGGCTTTTATGTCTTGGATGGCAATGTTATTTTATCTTCCTAGACTTTTTGTATATCATGTGGAACATAAAGAGAAAAAAGAGTTTGTAGAAGTGGTAAAAATTCAAGAATATAAAATCTATAAATATATAGGTGCGCCAGCAATGTGGGCTACTATTGCAAGTGGAGCCTTGATGCTATTTTTAAATCCTGATATATTTAGAAGTGGTGTTTGGATGTATGCTAAATTAATTGTAATGATATTTTTAGTTGTTTATTCTTTTTCTTTAGAAAAATATAGAAAAGAGTTAGAAAATGATAATTATACAAAAACAGGTAAATTTTTTAGAATGTACAATGAAATTCCCACAATGTTATCTATTTTAATTGTAGGATATGTAATTACTAAAACATTTTCATTTTTATTTACAATAATTACAATTGCTTTATTTGCTTTTATAGGATATATGATAATGAAACCAAAAAAAGAAGTAAAATGAGTTTTGAAAAAGTTTATGTATTAGATACAAATATTTTACTTGAAGATGCAAAAAATATCTTTAAGTTAAGCGATGCAAATAAAAATCTTTTAGTTCTTCCTGAGACAGTTTTAGATGAAATTGATAGTAAAAAAAGTGGTTTTGATGAGATAAATTTTCAAGCAAGAGAGTTTGCAAGAATTTTAGAAAATTCAGAAATTATAAGTAATACAAAAGTTAATGATTTTAAAATTGTTCGATTAAATATTGTTGATAAATACTCTACTACAATAGATATAATTTCAAAAGAAGAGTATGTTATAAATAGTAAAAATGTTGCTTTAAATATAATTAATGATAGAAAAATATTAGAAGTGGCAAAATTTGCCCAAAGTCACTATGCTTTAGAAACAAATTTTTTATCTTTGGATATTATGGCTAGAACAAGAGCTATCTCTTTAGATATAAAAACAGACTCTTTATTAGG
This genomic window contains:
- a CDS encoding pseudouridine synthase, producing MGNEKNQNIELTRLNKFISHNSNYSRREADKIIESGRVTIDGKVVTDLATKVSENNLVKIDKKVIKADKDRMYTVIVYNKPKGELVTKSDPQGRRTIYDSLDKKYKHFLPIGRLDYASEGVILLSDSVEVVNSLMHSSLERIYKIKVDGEITHLVEDAMREGIELEDATAGAHEKSKIKSMTFAPFLAYQILTNNHNFSKLKVVITEGKNRELRRFFSHFGLNVMDLKRLDFGGVSLNNLPTGKSRYLSKDEYKSLRNYLTQK
- a CDS encoding replication-associated recombination protein A — encoded protein: MIDLSNQLRPTTLESFVGQSHIIGKDKALYKLLVKKEIPHLFFYGKPGTGKTTLAKIIAKYINSDYYYFNATTIKVEELRKVFDKYKNSLIKPIVFIDEVHRLSKNQQEVLLPIMENYDAIIIGASTENPFFTLTSAIRSRSFLYEFLPLTKEELNIIINSAINNSSIQLEQEAREYLIASSSGDARAMLNLLNFASKIETTISFETLKQLRVNIIGDGVSSSDTHYDLASAMIKSLRGSDIDAALYYLGRLINGGESVDFITRRLVIFASEDIGNANPNALNLAVSTMLACNKIGYPESRIMLGQCVIYLASSPKSNSSYLAINKALADIKNGRILEIPKHINSSHLGYLYPHDFGGWINQEYLKEPLKYYETSNIGFEKTLSEWLLKIKNKDK
- the hemJ gene encoding protoporphyrinogen oxidase HemJ, encoding MEYYTWILTFHVMAFMSWMAMLFYLPRLFVYHVEHKEKKEFVEVVKIQEYKIYKYIGAPAMWATIASGALMLFLNPDIFRSGVWMYAKLIVMIFLVVYSFSLEKYRKELENDNYTKTGKFFRMYNEIPTMLSILIVGYVITKTFSFLFTIITIALFAFIGYMIMKPKKEVK